A genomic window from Salvia hispanica cultivar TCC Black 2014 chromosome 5, UniMelb_Shisp_WGS_1.0, whole genome shotgun sequence includes:
- the LOC125188465 gene encoding sister-chromatid cohesion protein 3 isoform X1, whose product MEEEPVAPDTATRRSKRTRAEVRQADFTRTDRIEDELEDEREESSDEFQQPRPKAKRNRLNEGASTSAAASRKADLSLIDVIKGDGKEIPEVVKRWVEHYERNQKSAMAELLTMLFEACGAKYSILEENIEETDVDDVVVALVNMAKRGEVEDYQSSKRGFKNFKENLVYFWDNLVSECQNGPLFDQSLFDRCLDYIIALSCTPPRSYRQIASLMGLQLVTSFVNVAKILGPQRETTQRQLDAEKKKNIEGPRVESLTKRLSMTHEKITTLEEMMRKIFTGLFVHRYRDIDPDIRMSCIESLGVWVLSYPSLFLQDLYLKYLGWTLNDKSSAVRKISVLALQNLYEVDANVPSLNLFTQRFYRRMLELADDIDISVSVCAIGLVKQLLRHELVPDEELGSFYDLLIDDPPEVRRAIGALVHDHLIAQKFNNSQSHSTGSDSDSPEVHINRMLKILKEFSADPILSSYVIDDIWDYMGAMKDWKCIIRMLLADNPSAELDDVDATNLIRLFFSSVRKAVGERIVPATDNRNPHHTKAQKEMFENSKRDITVAMMKTYPQLLRKFMPDKDKVAPLVGIIPHMNLELYSLKRQEQNFRAVLKLIREAFFKHGEKDNLRACVKAIKFCSSESQGELQDFAQNQIKDLEDDLVAKLKSAMKDVMNGGDEYSLLVNLKRLHELQLLHKVPLDSLYQDLVHILKSFRNIDDEVVSFLFLNMFVHISWCLHSILSSETVSEASLSSLLGKRDALLEELDYFLRNSFQLHSESRSKTQLAYWVCGILADTWCLFKRAKFSMTKLEILGYSPDVTVIEKYWRMCEQLLDVSDDAEDEEDEENREYTEETNADTVMFALAKLVATDTVAKEHLAPEVISHLGKYGASVTEIVKHLITLLKKKGDISNILLEALKRAYQRYLAAISSGDDETSSKQFQECKSLAARLSGPYVGAARNKYKAEILNIVREGISFAFSEAPKQLSFLDGAMLPFVSKLPPSDILDIMKGVERRTENVKTDEDPSGWRAYYTFLDTLREKYLKNEAAKVADGKEGTTVRRRGRPRKQQTLQGKRLFDDQSSSEDEDPISGSDQDVDAEDKEEEDELLIHSLRASSKLRSLRVSKSQTRTVDSSLAAEDLATPKTSGASS is encoded by the exons ATGGAAGAGGAGCCAGTTGCGCCGGATACGGCTACTCGTCGTTCG AAAAGGACTAGGGCTGAGGTCAGGCAAGCCGATTTCACTCGCACTGACAGAATTGAAGACGAATTGGAGGATGAGAGGGAAGAATCTTCTGATGAATTTCAACAACCTCGCCCGAAAGCTAAGAGAAATAGACTTAATGAAGGTGCTTCAACTTCGGCTGCAGCCAGTCGTAAAGCCGACCTCAGCTTGATCG ATGTTATCAAAGGTGATGGGAAGGAGATTCCAGAGGTAGTCAAAAGATGGGTTGAACATTATGAGAGGAACCAAAAGTCCGCAATGGCTGAACTCTTAACTATGCTATTTGAG GCTTGTGGAGCAAAATATAGTATCCTAGAAGAGAATATTGAAGAGACTGATGTTGACGATGTGGTTGTTGCTCTTGTAAACATGGCTAAAAGG GGGGAAGTTGAGGATTATCAGAGTTCCAAAAGGGGCTTCAagaatttcaaagaaaatctTGTATATTTCTGGGACAATTTGGTCAGCGAATGTCAGAATGGACCACTGTTTGATCAGTCACTATTTGATAGATGTTTGGACTACATCATTGCGTTGTCATG TACTCCTCCTAGAAGTTATCGTCAGATTGCATCTTTGATGGGACTTCAACTTGTCACATCCTTTGTCAATGTAGCTAAAATCCTTGGTCCGCAGAGGGAAACCACTCAGAGACAGTTAGATGctgaaaagaagaagaatattGAAGGACCTCGAGTGGAGTCGCTCACTAAAAGGTTATCAATGACACATGAGAAGATAACTACGTTGGAAGAGATGATGAGGAAAATCTTTACTGG gCTATTCGTGCATCGTTACCGAGACATTGATCCAGATATTCGAATGTCGTGCATCGAGTCACTTGGCGTGTGGGTACTGTCATATCCCTCACTTTTCTTGCaggatttatatttaaagTATCTTGGATGGACATTGAATGACAAA AGTTCTGCTGTTAGAAAGATTTCTGTCCTGGCATTGCAAAATCTTTATGAGGTGGATGCCAATGTGCCATCTCTGAATCTTTTCACTCAGAGATTCTACAGAAGGATGCTTGAGCTGGCTGATGATATTGACATTTCTGTTTCAGTATGTGCAATAGGCCTCGTAAAACAGTTGTTAAG ACACGAACTTGTGCCTGATGAAGAACTAGGCTCTTTCTACGACTTATTAATTGATGACCCACCTGAAGTCCGACGCGCCATTGGAGCACTAGTACATGATCATTTGATTGCTCAGAAATTTAACAATTCACAATCTCACTCAACAG GCAGTGACAGTGATTCTCCAGAGGTCCACATTAATAGAATGCTGAAGATACTCAAAGAATTCTCGGCTGATCCCATTCTGAGTTCATATGTCATTGATGATATCTGGGATTACATGGGGGCCATGAAA GATTGGAAGTGCATCATTCGTATGCTTCTGGCAGATAATCCATCGGCCGAGCTTGATGATGTAGATGCTACAAATTTGATTCGGCTCTTCTTCTCATCAGTTAGGAAAGCTGTTGGAGAGAGGATTGTTCCTGCTACTGACAATAGAAACCCACATCATACCAAAGCTCAGAAG GAAATGTTTGAAAACAGTAAGCGCGACATAACAGTTGCCATGATGAAGACCTATCCCCAGCTCTTGCGCAAATTTATGCCTGACAAGGACAAAGTAGCTCCTTTAGTAGGAATTATTCCCCACATGAATCTTGAGCTTTATTCTCTTAAGAGACAGGAACAG AACTTCAGGGCTGTTCTTAAACTTATAAGAGAGGCCTTTTTCAAGCACGGGGAGAAAGATAATTTGAGAGCATGTGTGAAAGCAATTAAGTTCTGTTCCTCTGAGAGTCAAGGGGAATTGCAAGACTTTGCCCAAAATCAGATCAAGGATCTTGAAGATGATTTGGTTGCCAAACTAAAATCGGCTATGAAAGATGTTATG AATGGTGGGGATGAATACTCCTTGCTTGTAAATCTGAAAAGGTTGCATGAACTCCAGTTGTTGCACAAAGTTCCTCTAGACAGCTTGTATCAAGACCTTGTGCATATTCTTAAGAGTTTCAGGAACATAGATGACGAG GttgtttctttcttgtttctgAATATGTTCGTTCATATCTCTTGGTGCCTGCACTCCATTCTATCAAGTGAAACAGTTTCAGAGGCATCTTTATCTTCTCTATTAGGGAAGCGTGATGCCTTGTTGGAGGAACTTGATTACTTTTTACGTAACTCTTTTCAACTTCATAGTGAAAGTAGGTCCAAAACTCAGCTGGCATATTGG GTCTGTGGTATTCTGGCAGATACCTGGTGTTTGTTTAAAAGGGCTAAATTTTCTATGACAAAGCTGGAAATATTAGGGTACAGTCCAGATGTAACAGTTATTGAAAAGTATTGGAGGATGTGCGAGCAACTGCTTGATGTTTCAG ATGAtgcagaagatgaagaagatgaagaaaacaGAGAATATACTGAGGAGACTAATGCAGACACAGTTATGTTTGCTCTGGCCAAATTAGTGGCTACTGATACAGTTGCTAAG GAACATCTTGCCCCAGAGGTCATCTCTCATCTGGGGAAGTATGGTGCTAGTGTCACTGAGATAGTTAAGCATCTAATTACTCTCTTAAAGAAAAAGGGCGACATCTCAAATATTCTTCTGGAAGCCTTAAAAAGG GCATACCAAAGGTATCTGGCAGCGATTTCCTCTGGTGATGATGAAACATCAAGCAAGCAATTCCAGGAGTGTAAAAGTCTTGCCGCTCGGCTGTCTGGGCCGTATGTTGGTGCTGCTCGAAACAAGTATAAAgctgaaattttgaatatagtCAGAGAAGGAAtcagttttgcattttcagaAGCACCAAAGCAGCTGTCATTTCTTGATGGTGCAATGCTGCCTTTTGTATCCAAACTTCCTCCGTCTGACATACTTGACAT TATGAAAGGAGTTGAGAGAAGAACTGAAAATGTGAAGACAGATGAAGATCCAAGTGGTTGGCGTGCTTATTACACATTTCTAGACACCCTTCGGGAGAAATATCTGAAAAATGAAGCGGCCAAAG TTGCAGATGGTAAAGAAGGCACAACTGTGAGACGACGTGGTCGTCCACGCAAGCAGCAGACCCTACAAGGAAAGAGACTTTTTGATGATCAAAGTTCAAGTGAAGATGAAGATCCGATTAGTGGGTCTGATCAGGATGTAGATGCTGAAGACAAGGAAGAAGAGGATGAACTACTGATACATTCACTTAGAGCATCATCCAAGCTAAGATCATTAAGGGTTTCTAAGAGCCAGACAAGAACAGTAGACAGTAGCCTTGCAGCAGAGGACTTGGCAACCCCAAAGACTTCAG GGGCATCCAGTTAG
- the LOC125188465 gene encoding sister-chromatid cohesion protein 3 isoform X2 — protein sequence MEEEPVAPDTATRRSKRTRAEVRQADFTRTDRIEDELEDEREESSDEFQQPRPKAKRNRLNEGASTSAAASRKADLSLIDVIKGDGKEIPEVVKRWVEHYERNQKSAMAELLTMLFEACGAKYSILEENIEETDVDDVVVALVNMAKRGEVEDYQSSKRGFKNFKENLVYFWDNLVSECQNGPLFDQSLFDRCLDYIIALSCTPPRSYRQIASLMGLQLVTSFVNVAKILGPQRETTQRQLDAEKKKNIEGPRVESLTKRLSMTHEKITTLEEMMRKIFTGLFVHRYRDIDPDIRMSCIESLGVWVLSYPSLFLQDLYLKYLGWTLNDKSSAVRKISVLALQNLYEVDANVPSLNLFTQRFYRRMLELADDIDISVSVCAIGLVKQLLRHELVPDEELGSFYDLLIDDPPEVRRAIGALVHDHLIAQKFNNSQSHSTGSDSDSPEVHINRMLKILKEFSADPILSSYVIDDIWDYMGAMKDWKCIIRMLLADNPSAELDDVDATNLIRLFFSSVRKAVGERIVPATDNRNPHHTKAQKEMFENSKRDITVAMMKTYPQLLRKFMPDKDKVAPLVGIIPHMNLELYSLKRQEQNFRAVLKLIREAFFKHGEKDNLRACVKAIKFCSSESQGELQDFAQNQIKDLEDDLVAKLKSAMKDVMNGGDEYSLLVNLKRLHELQLLHKVPLDSLYQDLVHILKSFRNIDDEVVSFLFLNMFVHISWCLHSILSSETVSEASLSSLLGKRDALLEELDYFLRNSFQLHSESRSKTQLAYWVCGILADTWCLFKRAKFSMTKLEILGYSPDVTVIEKYWRMCEQLLDVSDDAEDEEDEENREYTEETNADTVMFALAKLVATDTVAKEHLAPEVISHLGKYGASVTEIVKHLITLLKKKGDISNILLEALKRAYQRYLAAISSGDDETSSKQFQECKSLAARLSGPYVGAARNKYKAEILNIVREGISFAFSEAPKQLSFLDGAMLPFVSKLPPSDILDIMKGVERRTENVKTDEDPSGWRAYYTFLDTLREKYLKNEAAKDGKEGTTVRRRGRPRKQQTLQGKRLFDDQSSSEDEDPISGSDQDVDAEDKEEEDELLIHSLRASSKLRSLRVSKSQTRTVDSSLAAEDLATPKTSGASS from the exons ATGGAAGAGGAGCCAGTTGCGCCGGATACGGCTACTCGTCGTTCG AAAAGGACTAGGGCTGAGGTCAGGCAAGCCGATTTCACTCGCACTGACAGAATTGAAGACGAATTGGAGGATGAGAGGGAAGAATCTTCTGATGAATTTCAACAACCTCGCCCGAAAGCTAAGAGAAATAGACTTAATGAAGGTGCTTCAACTTCGGCTGCAGCCAGTCGTAAAGCCGACCTCAGCTTGATCG ATGTTATCAAAGGTGATGGGAAGGAGATTCCAGAGGTAGTCAAAAGATGGGTTGAACATTATGAGAGGAACCAAAAGTCCGCAATGGCTGAACTCTTAACTATGCTATTTGAG GCTTGTGGAGCAAAATATAGTATCCTAGAAGAGAATATTGAAGAGACTGATGTTGACGATGTGGTTGTTGCTCTTGTAAACATGGCTAAAAGG GGGGAAGTTGAGGATTATCAGAGTTCCAAAAGGGGCTTCAagaatttcaaagaaaatctTGTATATTTCTGGGACAATTTGGTCAGCGAATGTCAGAATGGACCACTGTTTGATCAGTCACTATTTGATAGATGTTTGGACTACATCATTGCGTTGTCATG TACTCCTCCTAGAAGTTATCGTCAGATTGCATCTTTGATGGGACTTCAACTTGTCACATCCTTTGTCAATGTAGCTAAAATCCTTGGTCCGCAGAGGGAAACCACTCAGAGACAGTTAGATGctgaaaagaagaagaatattGAAGGACCTCGAGTGGAGTCGCTCACTAAAAGGTTATCAATGACACATGAGAAGATAACTACGTTGGAAGAGATGATGAGGAAAATCTTTACTGG gCTATTCGTGCATCGTTACCGAGACATTGATCCAGATATTCGAATGTCGTGCATCGAGTCACTTGGCGTGTGGGTACTGTCATATCCCTCACTTTTCTTGCaggatttatatttaaagTATCTTGGATGGACATTGAATGACAAA AGTTCTGCTGTTAGAAAGATTTCTGTCCTGGCATTGCAAAATCTTTATGAGGTGGATGCCAATGTGCCATCTCTGAATCTTTTCACTCAGAGATTCTACAGAAGGATGCTTGAGCTGGCTGATGATATTGACATTTCTGTTTCAGTATGTGCAATAGGCCTCGTAAAACAGTTGTTAAG ACACGAACTTGTGCCTGATGAAGAACTAGGCTCTTTCTACGACTTATTAATTGATGACCCACCTGAAGTCCGACGCGCCATTGGAGCACTAGTACATGATCATTTGATTGCTCAGAAATTTAACAATTCACAATCTCACTCAACAG GCAGTGACAGTGATTCTCCAGAGGTCCACATTAATAGAATGCTGAAGATACTCAAAGAATTCTCGGCTGATCCCATTCTGAGTTCATATGTCATTGATGATATCTGGGATTACATGGGGGCCATGAAA GATTGGAAGTGCATCATTCGTATGCTTCTGGCAGATAATCCATCGGCCGAGCTTGATGATGTAGATGCTACAAATTTGATTCGGCTCTTCTTCTCATCAGTTAGGAAAGCTGTTGGAGAGAGGATTGTTCCTGCTACTGACAATAGAAACCCACATCATACCAAAGCTCAGAAG GAAATGTTTGAAAACAGTAAGCGCGACATAACAGTTGCCATGATGAAGACCTATCCCCAGCTCTTGCGCAAATTTATGCCTGACAAGGACAAAGTAGCTCCTTTAGTAGGAATTATTCCCCACATGAATCTTGAGCTTTATTCTCTTAAGAGACAGGAACAG AACTTCAGGGCTGTTCTTAAACTTATAAGAGAGGCCTTTTTCAAGCACGGGGAGAAAGATAATTTGAGAGCATGTGTGAAAGCAATTAAGTTCTGTTCCTCTGAGAGTCAAGGGGAATTGCAAGACTTTGCCCAAAATCAGATCAAGGATCTTGAAGATGATTTGGTTGCCAAACTAAAATCGGCTATGAAAGATGTTATG AATGGTGGGGATGAATACTCCTTGCTTGTAAATCTGAAAAGGTTGCATGAACTCCAGTTGTTGCACAAAGTTCCTCTAGACAGCTTGTATCAAGACCTTGTGCATATTCTTAAGAGTTTCAGGAACATAGATGACGAG GttgtttctttcttgtttctgAATATGTTCGTTCATATCTCTTGGTGCCTGCACTCCATTCTATCAAGTGAAACAGTTTCAGAGGCATCTTTATCTTCTCTATTAGGGAAGCGTGATGCCTTGTTGGAGGAACTTGATTACTTTTTACGTAACTCTTTTCAACTTCATAGTGAAAGTAGGTCCAAAACTCAGCTGGCATATTGG GTCTGTGGTATTCTGGCAGATACCTGGTGTTTGTTTAAAAGGGCTAAATTTTCTATGACAAAGCTGGAAATATTAGGGTACAGTCCAGATGTAACAGTTATTGAAAAGTATTGGAGGATGTGCGAGCAACTGCTTGATGTTTCAG ATGAtgcagaagatgaagaagatgaagaaaacaGAGAATATACTGAGGAGACTAATGCAGACACAGTTATGTTTGCTCTGGCCAAATTAGTGGCTACTGATACAGTTGCTAAG GAACATCTTGCCCCAGAGGTCATCTCTCATCTGGGGAAGTATGGTGCTAGTGTCACTGAGATAGTTAAGCATCTAATTACTCTCTTAAAGAAAAAGGGCGACATCTCAAATATTCTTCTGGAAGCCTTAAAAAGG GCATACCAAAGGTATCTGGCAGCGATTTCCTCTGGTGATGATGAAACATCAAGCAAGCAATTCCAGGAGTGTAAAAGTCTTGCCGCTCGGCTGTCTGGGCCGTATGTTGGTGCTGCTCGAAACAAGTATAAAgctgaaattttgaatatagtCAGAGAAGGAAtcagttttgcattttcagaAGCACCAAAGCAGCTGTCATTTCTTGATGGTGCAATGCTGCCTTTTGTATCCAAACTTCCTCCGTCTGACATACTTGACAT TATGAAAGGAGTTGAGAGAAGAACTGAAAATGTGAAGACAGATGAAGATCCAAGTGGTTGGCGTGCTTATTACACATTTCTAGACACCCTTCGGGAGAAATATCTGAAAAATGAAGCGGCCAAAG ATGGTAAAGAAGGCACAACTGTGAGACGACGTGGTCGTCCACGCAAGCAGCAGACCCTACAAGGAAAGAGACTTTTTGATGATCAAAGTTCAAGTGAAGATGAAGATCCGATTAGTGGGTCTGATCAGGATGTAGATGCTGAAGACAAGGAAGAAGAGGATGAACTACTGATACATTCACTTAGAGCATCATCCAAGCTAAGATCATTAAGGGTTTCTAAGAGCCAGACAAGAACAGTAGACAGTAGCCTTGCAGCAGAGGACTTGGCAACCCCAAAGACTTCAG GGGCATCCAGTTAG
- the LOC125189114 gene encoding nodulin homeobox, translated as MRASNEASTSTELASTLFRGRPEVALDLIAAVKGLHELSPQQLGKLIRDSGNNVVRHIVEDGSCIQVDLEKLARNLPLHLIAVIMAWERDKATLKYLLYGILLLHSMCDLASRVPKIEQILLDDVKISEQLIDLVFYLLVLLGSYRQESHTIPSDMVLLHSALVACSLKLLTVIVSPQYQEVAQALTAYYKVDIFIEAAFAAVCVDVKFLQIKLCAQQDDSSGSASPTAEETLNHLCQQCDSSLQFLQSLCQQKLFRECVVKNKELCGNGGVLILVQAVMNLKLSGSDNISSYMAAISRLKSKALSILLHLCEAESVSYLDEVASNTATQDMAKSVGLEVLALLKKMFGIDSRQLNAPSEASYQKGQLELNAMRLADVFSDDSNFRSFIMINFREALAAIFLLPHGEFVSGWCSSDLLVCEEDAPLDIPRSSYAHQRTSLLIKVIANLHCFVPDVCQDEKDLFLNKFIRFIQKDYQKLSDGFFSTSEADKVSTVSKNLCSLLSHAESLVPGFLNEDDVQLLRLFISQFESRIVRAASEDHLIHDEKNAVVHSSPLHREMSSGHGNNVVNMGEGTLDLGFQEVVQFDANRRGEQFFDRKNSGMMEQEKSNGPSINSRENEKDGRAFYSSGSDSSPTRGKTPIDRMDVDHIKGSSFDETAEEEKTDPIHSEEKQQRKRKRTIMNDKQIALIESALIDEPDMHRNATALRLWADKLSIHGAEVTTSRLKNWLNNRKAKLARAAKDIRVSYDGDTADRLGGSGHLDSPRSSMDDARVSLSARGSNGDEVTDVAVSANADEDVGTSHAAPRDIATPSPSFEPGQYVMLVDERREEIGKGAVFQVGGLWCGNDLDQSGTCVVDIKNLSVDIFSNVLHPVEGTRRFCQAEKRFGLMRVLWDINKLFLYFESGEHVMLVGDKAEEIGKGKVFQVRGKWCGEDLEQSGMCVVDITELSIEAFADLPHPVEATGNKFYQAGERLGVMRVLWDSDKLLRLPAR; from the exons ATGAGGGCATCAAACGAAGCGTCTACCAGCACTGAGCTGGCGAGCACTTTATTTCGAGGCCGGCCTGAGGTG GCACTTGATTTAATTGCTGCGGTCAAGGGACTGCATGAGCTTAGTCCTCAACAGCTTGGCAAACTAATCAGAGATTCTGGGAACAATGTGGTTAGGCACATTGTCGAAGATGGATCGTGCATACAG GTTGACTTGGAAAAATTGGCAAGGAATCTTCCTCTTCACCTTATTGCAGTGATTATGGCTTGGGAAAGGGACAAAgccacattaaaatatttgctGTATGGAATTCTTCTCTTGCATTCCATGTGTGATCTTGCCTCTCGGGTGCCCAAAATTGAACAG ATATTGCTTGATGATGTGAAGATATCAGAACAACTGATTGACCTGGTATTTTATCTGCTAGTTCTACTTGGTTCATACAGACAG GAATCTCACACCATTCCCAGTGACATGGTTCTTCTTCATTCGGCTCTGGTAGCTTGCAGTCTAAAATTGTTGACAGTCATTGTTTCTCCACAGTACCAAGAGGTTGCTCAAGCATTGACTGCATATTACAAG GTGGACATATTCATAGAGGCAGCATTTGCTGCTGTTTGTGTGGATGTCAAGTTTCTGCAGATCAAACTGTGTGCTCAACAGGATGATTCATCTGGAAGTGCTTCCCCTACTGCTGAAGAGACCTTGAATCACCTCTGCCAGCAGTGTGATTCTTCTCTTCAATTTCTACAGTCCCTGTGTCAGCAAAAGTTGTTCCGGGAATGCGTTGTTAAGAACAag GAGTTGTGTGGCAATGGTGGCGTTCTTATTCTGGTTCAGGCCGTCATGAACTTAAAGTTATCGGGCTCGGACAATATTTCCTCATACATGGCTGCTATCTCACGCTTAAAATCTAAAGCTTTATCTATT CTTTTGCACCTTTGTGAAGCTGAAAGTGTATCCTACCTGGATGAGGTGGCCAGCAACACAGCAACTCAGGATATGGCAAAGTCTGTTGGACTCGAG GTTCTTGCGTTGCTGAAAAAAATGTTTGGTATAGATTCAAGACAGTTAAATGCTCCCTCTGAGGCAAGCTACCAGAAGGGGCAACTGGAACTTAATGCAATGCGCTTGGCAGATGTCTTCTCAGatgattcaaattttcggTCATTCATCATGATAAACTTT AGGGAAGCTTTAGCAGCAATCTTTCTACTCCCTCATGGAGAATTTGTATCTGGCTGGTGCTCGTCTGACCTGCTAGTTTGTGAAGAGGATGCACCATTAGA TATACCTCGGTCATCTTATGCTCATCAGAGAACGTCTTTGTTGATTAAAGTGATTGCAAACCTTCATTGCTTTGTTCCTGATGTATGCCAGG ATGAGAAGGATCTATTTCTAAACAAGTTCATTCGGTTCATACAGAAGGACTATCAGAAACTGTCAGATGGATTCTTCTCTACTTCAGAAGCTGACAAAGTGTCCACAGTTAGCAAGAACTTAT GTTCACTGTTAAGTCATGCAGAGTCTTTGGTTCCAGGATTTTTGAATGAAGATGATGTACAACTGCTGag GTTATTTATAAGTCAGTTTGAGTCCCGGATCGTTCGTGCTGCATCTGAAGATCATTTAATCCAT GATGAGAAAAATGCAGTTGTGCATTCTTCACCCTTACACCGAGAAATGAGTTCTGGTCATGGCAATAATGTTGTCAACATGGGAGAGGGTACACTGGATCTTGGTTTCCAAGAAGTGGTTCAGTTTGATGCCAACAGGAGAGGGGAGCAATTTTTTGATAGGAAGAACTCTGGGATGATGGAGCAGGAAAAATCCAATGGGCCTTCTATAAATTCGCgagaaaatgagaaagatGGTCGAGCTTTTTATAGTAGTGGGTCGGATTCCAGTCCTACTCGAGGAAAGACCCCCATTGATCGCATGGATGTTGATCATATCAAGGGAAGTAGCTTTGATGAAACtgctgaagaagaaaagacTGATCCTATACATTCTGAAGAGAAGCAGCAACGGAAACGCAAGAGAACTATAATGAATGATAAACAGATAGCTCTTATTGAATCTGCACTTATAGATGAACCTGATATGCACCGCAATGCAACCGCTCTACGGTTGTGGGCTGATAAATTGAGTATTCAT GGCGCTGAGGTTACTACTTCAAGACTAAAAAATTG GCTTAATAACCGGAAAGCTAAGCTGGCACGTGCAGCCAAAGATATCCGTGTATCATATGATGGAGACACTGCTGACAGACTAGGAGGCTCTGGGCATCTTGACTCACCGCGGAGCTCTATGGATGATGCCCGTGTCTCACTTTCTGCAAGAGGGAGCAATGGTGATGAGGTTACAGATGTTGCAGTGTCAGCTAATGCTGATGAAGACGTGGGGACATCACATGCTGCACCTAGGGATATTGCAACGCCAAGCCCGTCCTTTGAACCGGGGCAATATGTAATGCTTGTGGACGAGAGAAGGGAGGAGATTGGGAAGGGTGCAGTGTTTCAAGTTGGTGGACTTTGGTGTGGGAATGACTTGGACCAATCTGGCACGTGTGTTGTGGACATCAAGAACCTCTCAGTCgatatattttccaatgttCTACACCCGGTGGAGGGCACACGCAGATTTTGTCAGGCTGAGAAAAGATTTGGTTTGATGCGAGTCTTGTGGGATATAAACAAACTCTTTCTCTACTTTGAGTCCGGGGAACACGTGATGCTTGTAGGCGACAAAGCAGAGGAGATTGGGAAGGGCAAGGTTTTTCAAGTACGTGGGAAATGGTGCGGGGAGGATTTGGAGCAATCTGGTATGTGCGTAGTTGACATCACGGAACTATCAATTGAGGCATTTGCTGACCTTCCGCATCCAGTGGAAGCCACGGGTAACAAGTTTTATCAGGCTGGGGAAAGGCTTGGTGTGATGAGAGTTCTGTGGGATTCAGACAAACTCTTGCGGTTGCCAGCTCGGTGA
- the LOC125191143 gene encoding gibberellin receptor GID1B-like has protein sequence MAGSNEVNANESKRVVPLNTWILISNFKLAYNMLRRSDGTFNRDLNEFLDRKVPANALPVDGVYSFDVVDRATSLVNRVYLAAADTDAPWGIAELEKPLSTTAIVPVIVFFHGGSFVHSSANSAIYDTFCRRLVRTCAAAVVSVNYRRSPEHRYPCAYDDGWAALKWVHSRSWLRSGPDARVHVYLAGDSSGGNIAHHVAVRAAEEGVDVLGNILLHPLFGGQARTESEMRLDGKYFVRIQDRDWYWRAYLPEGEDRDHPACNVFGRRSRSIEGLSFPKSLVVVAGLDLVQDWQLGYVKGLEESGHEVKLLYLEKATIGFYFLPNNDHFHCLMEEMKAFLHS, from the exons ATGGCGGGCAGTAATGAAGTAAATGCTAATGAATCAAAG CGAGTGGTTCCCCTCAATACATGGATCTTGATTTCCAATTTCAAGCTCGCCTACAACATGCTCCGCCGATCGGACGGCACTTTCAATCGCGACCTTAACGAATTTCTCGACCGGAAAGTCCCCGCCAACGCCCTCCCCGTCGACGGCGTCTACTCCTTCGACGTCGTCGATCGCGCCACCAGCCTCGTCAACCGCGTCTACCTCGCCGCCGCCGACACCGACGCCCCCTGGGGGATCGCCGAGCTCGAGAAGCCCCTCAGCACCACCGCGATCGTCCCGGTCATCGTCTTCTTCCACGGCGGCAGCTTCGTCCACTCGTCCGCCAACAGCGCCATCTACGACACCTTCTGCCGCCGCCTCGTGCGGACCTGCGCCGCCGCCGTGGTCTCCGTCAACTACCGCCGATCCCCCGAGCACCGCTACCCGTGCGCGTACGACGACGGCTGGGCGGCCCTCAAGTGGGTCCACTCGCGCTCCTGGCTCCGGAGCGGACCCGACGCGAGGGTCCACGTGTACCTAGCCGGGGACAGCTCGGGCGGGAACATCGCCCACCACGTGGCCGTCCGCGCGGCCGAGGAGGGCGTCGACGTGCTCGGGAACATCCTCCTCCACCCGCTCTTCGGGGGCCAGGCGCGGACGGAGTCGGAGATGCGGTTGGACGGGAAGTACTTTGTTCGGATTCAGGATCGGGATTGGTATTGGCGGGCGTATTTGCCCGAGGGGGAGGATCGGGATCACCCGGCGTGCAATGTGTTCGGGAGGCGCAGCCGGAGCATCGAGGGGCTGAGCTTCCCGAAGAGCCTCGTCGTTGTGGCCGGGCTCGATCTCGTCCAAGACTGGCAATTAGGGTATGTTAAGGGATTGGAGGAGTCAGGGCATGAGGTGAAATTGCTGTATCTTGAGAAGGCCACCATTGGATTCTACTTCTTGCCAAACAATGACCATTTCCATTGCTTGATGGAGGAGATGAAGGCCTTTCTCCACTCCTAA